The Salinibacterium sp. M195 genome includes a window with the following:
- a CDS encoding monovalent cation/H+ antiporter complex subunit F — protein MALFRIIRGPSILDRMIASDMLLTTMICALGAEMIYNSHTRSLAAMFVLAGTAFLGSVVVARYVSRNGRL, from the coding sequence ATGGCACTGTTCCGCATCATCCGCGGGCCATCAATCTTGGACCGGATGATCGCCTCAGACATGCTTCTGACCACCATGATCTGCGCGCTGGGCGCTGAAATGATCTACAACTCCCACACCAGGAGTCTTGCCGCGATGTTTGTGCTCGCGGGCACCGCATTCCTCGGTTCGGTTGTCGTAGCGCGCTACGTCTCGAGGAACGGACGGTTATGA
- a CDS encoding LuxR C-terminal-related transcriptional regulator has protein sequence MARWPVVPRESERDAVLAALRGPRPRSVMLRGPSGVGKTTLGAHIAQILRADGRTVVPVIGLAELVDVPLGALAPVLASAGRHDLESVSDRVQALVGVVGENPHKFVLIIDDAPLLDTVSASVLYQLVRVFGVTALLTARDSHDVDGPIARLLHENLIDIVDLEGLSLEHSQSILQQYLGGTLRPESLRDMFEASRGNPLMLRELIFAAGRAGGIRSGDFGFEVSVATLPRHMRATIADRIHQLAPVDRRLAQLIAIAQPIPRTAITAEEADALSFLTSEGITEDAGTEARPLVRLAHPLFAEALTIDLAQAERTELVKEIVGRLLPTGDQQLRFTATVLLTTTDAVLSDNDLDWAASYAHAAGDHAIAASLAERAQPNERRFAPELVLASALSALAESERSSVVFESAIALASDDNDRAIALARWGQHMVYRLSRPADAVDRVTCELARMDARGQVVLRPELAKWQLMTGDASALTEVADPVSADGGLGAVNAGLTAAMIATMAGNPADAFAAIAQTRPLADAFRFEAPFAGSLLDLSEFLALVASAEIGPARDFAAKRRLDRFADSAGVWSYALAIVRLHDGRLCDARALATLAVEQLKWRDFTGLLGTAVALHATVDAQLGEPETARELLSEISPEHAGDAKVILQRAECEAWLLAAEGRTADAAAVIVAAVAEGIVLGHFLLSALTLTVAIRLGHPNAAREQLELLTRLSPSPLVSRIRDWAETVAEADVARLCELAPALATAGVAALAVDGLREGARVAAKADRRELERKVTLLARRLAADMDRVPGEASPDELTEREWTIARAAAGRQRSREIGQQLGLSVRTVDNHLARIYRKLGVKGRVELEEVLADL, from the coding sequence ATGGCGCGCTGGCCCGTTGTGCCCCGCGAAAGCGAGCGGGATGCTGTGCTTGCGGCCCTCCGCGGCCCCCGCCCGCGTTCGGTCATGTTGCGCGGCCCCAGTGGCGTCGGCAAGACAACATTGGGCGCCCACATCGCCCAAATCTTGCGCGCCGACGGACGCACCGTGGTGCCGGTCATCGGTCTTGCCGAGCTGGTGGATGTTCCGCTTGGGGCCCTCGCTCCGGTGCTCGCCAGCGCGGGCAGGCACGACCTCGAGAGCGTGAGTGATCGCGTGCAAGCTCTCGTCGGAGTCGTGGGCGAAAACCCTCACAAGTTCGTGCTCATCATCGATGACGCCCCGCTCCTCGACACCGTCTCAGCGAGCGTGCTCTACCAACTGGTACGCGTGTTCGGAGTCACAGCGCTGCTCACCGCCCGTGACTCCCATGACGTCGACGGCCCCATCGCACGATTGCTGCACGAGAATCTCATCGACATTGTCGACCTGGAAGGGTTGAGCCTCGAGCACAGCCAGTCGATCCTCCAACAGTATTTAGGCGGCACCCTGCGCCCCGAGAGTCTTCGCGACATGTTTGAGGCAAGCCGCGGTAACCCGCTGATGCTGCGCGAACTGATCTTTGCGGCAGGGCGAGCGGGTGGCATCCGCAGCGGTGATTTTGGTTTCGAAGTGTCAGTGGCAACATTGCCGAGGCATATGCGCGCGACGATTGCCGATCGAATTCACCAGTTGGCGCCCGTCGATCGACGACTCGCTCAGTTGATCGCGATCGCGCAACCAATTCCGCGGACGGCTATTACTGCCGAAGAGGCAGACGCGCTGAGCTTCCTCACGAGTGAGGGCATCACCGAAGATGCAGGAACCGAGGCCAGACCGCTTGTGCGGCTTGCCCACCCGCTATTCGCTGAAGCGCTCACGATCGATCTCGCGCAGGCCGAGCGCACAGAGCTGGTGAAAGAAATCGTGGGTCGACTGCTGCCGACGGGCGACCAGCAACTGCGATTCACCGCGACCGTTCTCCTCACCACGACAGACGCTGTTCTTAGCGACAATGATCTGGATTGGGCAGCCAGCTACGCACACGCGGCCGGCGACCACGCCATTGCTGCTTCGCTCGCAGAACGAGCCCAGCCCAACGAACGCCGGTTCGCGCCAGAGCTAGTGCTTGCCAGTGCCCTCTCGGCTCTGGCTGAATCGGAGCGATCTTCCGTGGTGTTCGAATCGGCGATTGCGCTGGCGAGCGATGATAACGACCGTGCCATTGCCTTAGCCCGCTGGGGTCAGCACATGGTCTATCGTCTCTCCCGCCCCGCCGACGCGGTCGATCGGGTGACGTGCGAACTGGCGAGAATGGATGCTCGCGGCCAGGTCGTGCTGCGACCGGAACTTGCCAAGTGGCAACTCATGACCGGAGATGCCAGCGCCCTCACCGAGGTCGCTGACCCTGTGTCGGCGGATGGCGGACTCGGTGCGGTGAACGCGGGTCTCACGGCGGCGATGATCGCGACGATGGCGGGCAACCCTGCCGATGCTTTTGCGGCGATCGCCCAGACGCGCCCCCTTGCCGATGCCTTCCGTTTTGAAGCCCCGTTTGCCGGATCGCTCCTCGATTTATCCGAATTCTTGGCGCTTGTTGCGTCAGCAGAGATCGGACCTGCTCGCGATTTCGCAGCGAAGCGCCGCCTCGATCGCTTCGCAGACTCTGCCGGGGTGTGGTCGTACGCACTTGCCATAGTGAGGCTGCACGACGGGCGGCTCTGCGATGCCCGGGCTCTCGCGACGCTCGCTGTTGAGCAACTGAAGTGGCGGGACTTCACGGGACTTCTCGGCACGGCCGTTGCCCTGCATGCGACCGTCGATGCCCAGCTAGGCGAACCTGAGACGGCGCGCGAACTGCTCTCCGAGATTTCTCCCGAGCATGCTGGCGACGCCAAAGTCATCTTGCAGCGCGCCGAATGTGAGGCTTGGCTCCTTGCGGCGGAGGGGCGCACAGCCGACGCCGCTGCTGTCATTGTCGCTGCCGTAGCCGAAGGGATCGTCCTCGGTCACTTTCTGCTGAGTGCCCTCACTCTTACCGTCGCTATTCGGCTCGGGCATCCGAACGCCGCGCGCGAACAACTGGAGCTGCTGACGCGACTCTCGCCGTCGCCGCTGGTTTCCCGCATTCGCGACTGGGCCGAGACAGTAGCCGAAGCGGATGTCGCTCGCCTGTGTGAACTCGCCCCGGCGCTCGCCACCGCGGGAGTAGCCGCGCTCGCAGTCGATGGCCTTCGCGAGGGTGCGCGCGTCGCGGCCAAGGCTGACCGCCGCGAGTTGGAGCGCAAAGTCACGCTGCTCGCTCGCCGTCTTGCCGCCGACATGGATCGGGTGCCGGGTGAGGCTTCCCCGGATGAGCTCACGGAGCGGGAGTGGACCATTGCCCGGGCTGCCGCTGGCCGACAACGTAGTCGGGAAATCGGCCAGCAGCTCGGGCTGTCTGTACGAACCGTAGATAACCACTTGGCTCGCATTTACCGCAAGTTGGGCGTCAAAGGGCGAGTGGAACTCGAAGAGGTTCTCGCCGATTTGTAG
- a CDS encoding TrkH family potassium uptake protein, with amino-acid sequence MHNILRGTGSKRKLVHPAQLTLLGFLIGIAAGTVLLALPISRTGPGGATLVEAFFTAVSAMCVTGHVIVDTSTYWTGFGQVVIMVLIQVGGFGVMTFASIIGIAVVRRLSLRSRITAAAETKNVGFGDVRSLVLGVLKISLVIEGTGAIILFFWFLLRYGYSVGEAAWFALFHAVSSFNNAGFALFSDNMMSFVDDPVVSLTLCAEIILGGLGFPVIVQLLRYGGNRLKWSMNTRIVIAATPLLLVAGAAYITLIEWNNPATLGPLDWQAKLLAGFFQSVQTRTAGFNSIDIGAMSEATQFGMTALMFIGGGPAGTAGGIKVTTFAVLFFILLAEVRGDGVVNVFGKRLSRAVHRQAIAVVLLSVGVVASSTIIIMLLSGLPLGAVLFETVSAFGTVGLSEGITPELPVAAQLILAVLMFVGRLGPIGFATALALRERAVLYELPKERPIIG; translated from the coding sequence GTGCACAACATCCTTCGCGGGACGGGTAGTAAGCGAAAGCTGGTTCATCCAGCACAACTCACCCTTCTCGGGTTTTTGATCGGAATCGCCGCGGGAACAGTCCTGCTGGCCTTGCCGATTTCGCGGACCGGTCCCGGTGGCGCCACTCTCGTTGAGGCGTTCTTCACCGCTGTCTCGGCAATGTGTGTGACCGGTCATGTGATCGTCGACACCTCCACGTATTGGACGGGCTTTGGCCAGGTCGTGATCATGGTGCTCATCCAGGTGGGTGGCTTCGGCGTCATGACCTTTGCGTCGATCATCGGTATTGCGGTCGTGCGGAGGCTGTCACTGCGCTCGCGGATTACCGCCGCCGCCGAAACCAAGAATGTTGGATTCGGCGATGTGCGCTCACTGGTGCTGGGCGTGCTCAAAATCTCCCTCGTCATCGAGGGTACTGGTGCGATCATCCTCTTCTTCTGGTTCTTGCTGCGTTACGGCTACAGCGTGGGGGAGGCCGCGTGGTTCGCACTCTTCCACGCGGTTTCGTCCTTCAACAATGCTGGTTTCGCGCTCTTCAGCGACAACATGATGTCGTTCGTCGACGACCCGGTTGTCTCGCTCACTTTGTGCGCCGAAATCATCCTCGGCGGTCTCGGGTTCCCCGTGATCGTGCAGCTTTTGCGCTACGGCGGCAACCGACTCAAGTGGAGCATGAACACCCGCATCGTCATCGCGGCGACCCCGCTGCTGCTCGTCGCTGGCGCGGCGTACATCACCCTCATCGAGTGGAACAATCCCGCTACGCTCGGCCCGCTCGACTGGCAGGCCAAGCTTCTCGCGGGCTTCTTCCAGTCAGTTCAGACGCGCACTGCCGGCTTCAACAGCATCGACATTGGCGCTATGAGCGAGGCTACTCAGTTCGGGATGACCGCCCTCATGTTCATCGGCGGCGGCCCGGCCGGCACTGCCGGGGGCATCAAGGTCACGACCTTCGCGGTGTTGTTCTTCATTCTCCTCGCGGAGGTGCGTGGCGACGGGGTCGTGAACGTCTTCGGCAAGCGACTGTCGCGCGCGGTGCACCGCCAAGCGATTGCGGTTGTCTTGCTGTCGGTGGGAGTTGTTGCGTCATCCACGATCATCATCATGCTGTTGTCTGGGCTGCCTCTCGGTGCGGTTCTCTTCGAGACGGTATCGGCATTCGGCACCGTGGGGCTCTCAGAAGGAATCACGCCAGAGCTCCCCGTTGCCGCCCAGCTGATTCTCGCTGTGCTCATGTTTGTGGGCCGCCTCGGCCCGATTGGTTTCGCTACAGCGCTTGCTCTCCGCGAGCGTGCTGTCCTGTATGAACTTCCCAAAGAAAGGCCGATCATTGGCTAA
- a CDS encoding nitroreductase family deazaflavin-dependent oxidoreductase yields the protein MPLTGEYEPSTSEWARNQADIFEASNGHEGNLMRGMPVIVLTTVGAKSGKLRKTALMRVEHDGNYAVVASLGGAPKHPVWYYNMVAQPHVELHDVGVKGDFMAREVTGDEKALWWERAVAAYPDYADYQAKTEREIPVFVLEPISA from the coding sequence ATGCCGTTAACAGGAGAATACGAACCCAGCACCTCAGAGTGGGCCCGCAACCAGGCCGACATTTTTGAAGCCAGCAATGGCCATGAGGGCAATCTCATGCGCGGGATGCCCGTGATCGTTCTGACTACGGTTGGCGCCAAATCTGGCAAGCTTCGCAAGACTGCGCTCATGCGGGTAGAACACGATGGCAACTATGCCGTTGTTGCCTCGCTTGGTGGGGCGCCGAAGCATCCAGTCTGGTACTACAACATGGTGGCTCAGCCGCACGTTGAACTGCACGATGTCGGTGTCAAGGGTGACTTCATGGCTCGTGAAGTGACCGGTGACGAGAAGGCTCTCTGGTGGGAGCGTGCCGTTGCCGCTTACCCCGATTATGCGGACTATCAGGCTAAGACGGAGCGCGAGATTCCTGTGTTCGTGCTGGAGCCCATTAGCGCCTAA
- a CDS encoding Gfo/Idh/MocA family protein: MTKKLAWGILGTGWIATLQTSDLIEHGFTIAAVGSRTQESATKFAAEYGIPTAHGSYEDLVADPNVDAIYVATPHPFHEEHALLALNAGKHVLVEKVFTMNAAQAENVVSRASELNLVVLEAMWTRYLPHMVRIRQLIAEGALGTIRSVMADHNQSISTDPLHRINNPLLGGGALLDLGIYPVSFAHDILGAPTSVVAVATKTETNVDRQLSMIFSYGTEAQAVIQSTLDLRGPTRAVIVGTEGRIEIAETWYAPTTYTHFDGQGNIVEEFDGTTTGRGMQFQAAELERLVAAGELANDILSPSESIEIMHTLDEIRRQIGLTYPMLDEG, translated from the coding sequence ATGACGAAGAAGTTGGCATGGGGAATCTTGGGCACCGGCTGGATAGCAACCCTGCAAACCAGTGACCTTATCGAGCACGGCTTCACCATCGCCGCAGTGGGATCCCGCACCCAGGAATCGGCAACCAAGTTCGCCGCCGAGTACGGCATCCCGACCGCCCATGGAAGCTATGAAGATCTCGTCGCCGACCCCAATGTTGACGCCATCTATGTCGCCACTCCGCACCCCTTCCACGAAGAACACGCGTTGCTGGCGCTCAACGCGGGCAAGCACGTTCTCGTCGAGAAAGTCTTCACGATGAACGCTGCACAGGCTGAGAACGTCGTTTCGCGGGCATCCGAACTCAATCTTGTTGTGCTGGAAGCCATGTGGACGCGCTACCTGCCCCACATGGTGCGTATTCGTCAGCTCATCGCCGAGGGCGCGCTCGGCACGATCCGCAGCGTGATGGCCGACCACAACCAGAGCATCTCGACGGATCCGCTGCACCGCATCAACAACCCGCTCCTCGGCGGCGGGGCGCTGCTCGACCTCGGCATCTACCCGGTGTCGTTTGCGCACGACATTCTGGGCGCGCCCACAAGCGTTGTGGCAGTCGCCACCAAGACCGAAACGAACGTAGACCGACAACTGTCGATGATTTTCAGCTACGGCACTGAAGCGCAAGCGGTGATCCAGAGCACCCTCGACCTACGGGGCCCCACTCGCGCCGTGATCGTCGGAACCGAAGGCCGGATCGAAATCGCCGAGACCTGGTACGCGCCCACAACCTATACACACTTCGATGGCCAGGGGAACATTGTCGAAGAATTCGACGGCACCACCACGGGTCGCGGCATGCAGTTTCAGGCCGCAGAACTCGAACGCCTCGTCGCCGCGGGAGAACTGGCTAACGACATTCTGTCGCCGAGCGAGAGCATTGAGATCATGCACACCCTCGACGAAATTCGCCGCCAGATCGGGCTCACGTACCCGATGCTCGACGAGGGCTAG
- the mnhG gene encoding monovalent cation/H(+) antiporter subunit G: MSFDLIADVLTGIFLLLGAFLSLAAGVGLIRFPDAIARMHATTKPQILGLTFILAGIALEERRLSTIVVLIALLAFQMMTAPISAHMIGRAGYRNDVIAPGSLLVDELKQSIDQVQQELGRADNEAENERDSSH, from the coding sequence ATGAGCTTCGATCTGATCGCCGACGTTCTCACCGGCATCTTTCTGCTCCTCGGAGCGTTCCTCTCGCTCGCGGCGGGCGTTGGTCTGATCCGTTTTCCGGATGCCATTGCGCGGATGCACGCGACCACCAAGCCACAAATTCTTGGCCTCACGTTCATCCTCGCCGGAATTGCCCTTGAGGAACGTCGGCTTTCGACCATTGTGGTGCTGATCGCACTCCTGGCGTTCCAAATGATGACGGCACCCATCTCCGCTCACATGATCGGACGAGCAGGGTACCGAAACGATGTCATCGCTCCAGGCTCGCTGCTCGTGGATGAGCTCAAGCAGTCAATCGACCAGGTGCAGCAGGAACTGGGCAGGGCCGACAACGAGGCTGAGAACGAGCGCGACTCCTCGCACTAA
- a CDS encoding TrkA family potassium uptake protein gives MAKLRMFSGSDVSSVAAADSVAVIGLGRFGRALALELMANGTEVLGIDLDESIVQELNGQLTHVVAADSTREEVLQQLAVPEFDRVVVAIGSDIQASILTTSLLLRFNVEHVWAKAVSEPHGTILEQLGVRHVVYPEKEMGRRVAHLVRGSMQDYLEIGDGFSLVKMAPPASIVGKSLGESQVRSTAGVTITAVRPHGGTWTYTDQTTVIAADDTILVSGPTAKSEAFSQRR, from the coding sequence TTGGCTAAATTGCGCATGTTCTCTGGTTCGGATGTGTCGAGTGTGGCCGCCGCAGACTCGGTGGCGGTGATCGGGTTGGGTCGTTTCGGTCGCGCTCTAGCGCTGGAGCTGATGGCCAATGGCACCGAAGTACTGGGCATCGACCTCGATGAGTCGATCGTGCAAGAACTCAACGGCCAGCTCACCCACGTTGTTGCCGCGGACTCCACGCGCGAAGAGGTGCTGCAGCAGTTGGCCGTGCCCGAGTTCGACCGCGTGGTGGTGGCGATTGGCAGTGACATTCAGGCGAGCATCCTGACCACGTCGCTGCTGTTGCGGTTCAATGTGGAACACGTGTGGGCAAAAGCGGTCAGCGAACCCCATGGCACTATCCTCGAGCAGCTTGGGGTGCGTCACGTCGTGTACCCGGAGAAAGAAATGGGGCGCCGTGTTGCCCATTTGGTGCGCGGTTCGATGCAGGACTATCTAGAAATCGGCGACGGTTTCTCGCTCGTGAAGATGGCTCCGCCGGCGAGCATCGTGGGCAAGAGTCTTGGCGAGTCACAGGTTCGCTCGACGGCTGGCGTGACGATCACCGCAGTGCGCCCTCATGGTGGAACCTGGACTTACACCGACCAGACAACGGTGATCGCTGCCGACGACACCATCCTTGTCTCCGGTCCCACCGCCAAATCAGAGGCGTTCAGCCAACGCCGTTAG
- a CDS encoding GntR family transcriptional regulator produces the protein MIDNAAALPETVAQRLRADIISQKDAPGSAITESAVAFRFGVARPTARIAIDKLVADGILRREVHRAARVPQLSYDDVLDLFNTRSIVEASAMAALATAGAIPAEALAAHRALATTSDFAHHDIQFHRALVAGQPSSRLTRLHELLLGEVELCIGQVQSAQLITAHEVAKQHQGILDAITAGDAASAERLTRNHILGARDRLLLHLDTDTDTDTDLDTDS, from the coding sequence ATGATCGACAACGCAGCAGCACTCCCCGAAACTGTTGCGCAGAGACTTCGCGCAGACATCATTTCGCAGAAAGATGCTCCCGGCTCGGCAATCACTGAGTCTGCCGTCGCCTTCCGCTTCGGCGTAGCGCGACCAACCGCTCGCATCGCCATCGACAAGCTCGTCGCCGACGGCATCCTGCGCCGCGAAGTGCACCGGGCAGCTCGCGTTCCCCAGCTCAGTTACGACGACGTGCTCGACTTGTTCAACACGCGTTCGATTGTCGAAGCATCCGCGATGGCTGCCCTCGCCACAGCGGGCGCGATTCCGGCTGAAGCGCTCGCCGCCCATCGTGCCCTGGCCACGACAAGCGACTTTGCGCACCACGACATCCAATTTCACCGAGCGCTCGTCGCCGGTCAACCCAGCTCCCGCCTCACCCGCCTGCACGAACTGCTGCTGGGTGAAGTCGAGCTGTGCATTGGGCAGGTTCAATCCGCCCAACTCATTACCGCCCACGAGGTGGCCAAACAACACCAGGGCATCCTCGATGCGATCACCGCCGGAGATGCCGCGAGCGCCGAGCGTCTCACCCGCAACCACATCTTGGGGGCGCGCGATCGCCTCCTCCTCCACCTCGACACCGACACCGACACCGACACCGATCTCGACACCGACAGCTAA
- a CDS encoding 2-hydroxyacid dehydrogenase — translation MITIALPDQHIYDRLAPQLPDVNVIVWGPADGAPPVHINLVLAGYLGASGGLGAFAGMDVAAIQSQSLGFDGVESRLPAGITYCNAVGVHEASTAELAVGMIIAEQRGFPEHFANQQSGTWNQREQPGVAGKTVVILGAGGVGNQIADKLAPFDANVVRVARSNRSDARGAIQSMDALPALLAKADIVAIAVPLSDATTGLVDAAFLASMKPGALLVNVSRGKIVDTDALVAAASAGHVRAALDVTEPEPLPSDHSLWSTPGVTITPHIGGATAAMHARVDALMRDQARRLVSGEQLAHVIVDGR, via the coding sequence ATGATCACAATCGCCCTTCCCGATCAGCACATTTACGACAGACTGGCGCCTCAACTGCCCGACGTGAACGTCATCGTGTGGGGGCCAGCTGACGGCGCACCGCCCGTGCACATCAACCTAGTGCTGGCAGGTTATCTGGGAGCCTCCGGTGGTCTCGGCGCGTTCGCCGGGATGGATGTCGCTGCCATCCAGTCTCAGTCGCTCGGGTTCGACGGTGTCGAAAGCCGCCTGCCGGCCGGCATCACCTACTGCAACGCTGTCGGAGTGCACGAAGCCTCCACCGCCGAACTTGCTGTCGGCATGATCATCGCCGAACAACGCGGCTTTCCTGAACACTTCGCGAACCAACAGTCGGGAACCTGGAATCAGCGCGAGCAACCCGGAGTTGCCGGCAAAACTGTCGTGATTCTCGGAGCCGGCGGCGTCGGAAATCAGATCGCCGACAAGCTCGCCCCGTTTGACGCCAACGTCGTGCGTGTTGCCCGCAGCAACCGCAGTGACGCCCGCGGTGCCATCCAGTCAATGGATGCCCTGCCTGCGCTGCTCGCAAAAGCTGACATTGTCGCTATCGCGGTGCCTCTCAGCGACGCGACCACTGGGCTCGTTGATGCCGCGTTCCTCGCATCAATGAAGCCAGGCGCGCTGCTCGTGAATGTCTCTCGCGGCAAGATCGTCGACACCGACGCCCTCGTGGCTGCGGCATCCGCCGGTCATGTTCGGGCAGCGCTCGACGTCACCGAGCCCGAGCCGCTTCCGAGCGATCACTCGCTGTGGTCGACGCCCGGCGTCACCATCACGCCGCACATCGGTGGCGCGACCGCGGCGATGCACGCACGAGTGGATGCGCTCATGCGCGATCAAGCGCGGCGCCTAGTCTCGGGTGAACAGCTGGCCCACGTGATCGTTGACGGGCGCTAG
- a CDS encoding Na+/H+ antiporter subunit E produces the protein MTHQQQDHATSAHEDTPRQATRREVRGNLWTQLPLLLGLVLLWTVLWGQATWVSVITGFIVAITVTRVFYLPPAELSGRLNVWYLLVFLAHFFLDVAIASFTVAFQALNPRPIPASSVIGISLRTSSDLIMTLDAIAMSLVPGSLVVEADRERGILYLHTFATQTPEDIEGMRRKVLIVEARIVRAIGSKADLARIHESEATS, from the coding sequence ATGACGCACCAGCAGCAGGATCACGCGACCAGCGCCCACGAAGACACGCCTCGTCAGGCAACCCGACGCGAGGTTCGCGGAAACCTGTGGACCCAGCTTCCCTTGCTCCTGGGGCTCGTTCTGCTCTGGACCGTTCTGTGGGGGCAAGCGACCTGGGTCAGTGTCATTACCGGATTCATTGTGGCGATTACGGTCACGCGAGTGTTCTACCTTCCCCCGGCAGAACTGTCGGGTCGACTCAACGTCTGGTATCTGCTCGTCTTTCTCGCGCATTTCTTTCTCGACGTCGCAATCGCCTCCTTCACCGTCGCATTTCAAGCACTCAACCCCCGCCCCATCCCCGCGTCCTCCGTGATCGGAATCTCGTTGCGCACGAGCTCGGATCTCATCATGACGTTGGATGCGATTGCGATGTCGCTGGTGCCGGGCTCGCTCGTCGTCGAAGCAGACCGCGAGCGCGGCATCCTGTATTTGCACACTTTTGCTACCCAAACCCCGGAAGACATTGAGGGCATGCGCAGAAAGGTGTTGATCGTCGAAGCACGCATCGTTCGAGCCATCGGGTCGAAAGCAGACCTTGCACGCATCCACGAGAGCGAGGCCACATCGTGA